A segment of the Panacibacter ginsenosidivorans genome:
GCGGCACTAAAAAAAGTGCTGAAGAATAATTACGCACTTATTATACTGGATGTTCAAATGCCCGATATGGACGGCTTTGAAGTAGCAGAAGCAATTTCAGGCTATAGTAAAACGAAAGATGTACCTATTATTTTTTTATCGGCGGTAAATACAGACAAGAGATTTATAACAAGAGGGTATAATTCTGGAGGCATAGATTACATAACAAAACCTATAGATCCCGAAATTCTTTTATTAAAGGTCAAGACATTTTACAAACTCTATGAACAAACAAGACAGCTAAATGAAATGCAGGACAGCCTGCGTTCGGAAATAGAATTCAGGAAAAAGGCGCAGCAGGAAATTAATGACAAAGCACTTGAATTAAAGTTTGTGCTTGAATCTATACCGCAGATTGCTTTTACTACCAAAGCCGATGGAACAATAGAATACAGAAATAGTCAATGGATGCTTTATGCAGATTCTGAAAGTGATTTTCCTGTAACACACCCGGATGATGTTTGTATTGCGGAAGAATTAAAAAAAATGGTAAAAAAAGGAAAACCAATAGAACTGGAAGTAAGGGTAAAAAAACATGATCAGCAGCAATACAGATATCATTTATTGCGGGTATTACCCGTTAAAGAAAAGAATGCTATTGTAAAATGGGTAGGCACATTTACAGATATAGAAGACCAGAAACAAACTGTAAAAAGAAAAGATGAATTTATAAGCATTGCCAGCCATGAATTAAAAACGCCATTAACAAGTATAAAGGGATATGTACAACTACTGGATAGAATAAGCCACGACAATGCATCAAGGTTGTACATTGAAAGAACATTGTTACAAATTAGAAAACTGGATAGTTTAATTGCAGACCTTCTTGATATTTCAAAAATAGAAAGTGGAAAACTTAAATTCAATATGCGGCTCTTTGATATAGACAGTATGATAGAGAACACTATTGAGATAACAAGTCAAACGCATACTGATTATATAGTTGAACGAACAGGTAAGGCTAATGTAAAAGTCTTTGGTGATGAAATAAGACTGGAACAAGTACTGTTCAATTTTCTTTCTAATGCAATTAAATATTCCCCGCAATCAAAAAAGATTGAGGTTATAACCAAGCGAAAACCAAGCAATAAATTATTTATAGGCATCAAAGACTTTGGCATTGGCATTTCGCAAAAAGATCAACAAAATATTTTTGATAAATATTACAGAACAGAAGTTTCTACGCATAATTTTCAGGGGCTTGGAATAGGTTTATATATCTGCGCGGAAATCTTGAGACGACACAATTTTGAATTTGGTGTAGAAAGCGAACCAGGCAAAGGCTCGTTATTTTATTTTTTGATTCCATTAGAGATTAATTAATAGGGTACACAAAAAATGTTATGAAGAATAGCTTTACAAGAAATTTACAAATTGGTTTCGGCCTTTCTTTATTGCTGCTTTTATTGAGTTCAATAGCTTCATATTACAGCATAAAAAATCTTATATCAAGTTCTGAGCTTTTAAATCATACGAACCAGGTATTACAGGAAAGTGAGAATGTGATTTCATATATGAAGGATGCGGAAACCGGCCAGCGCGGATTTCTTGTGACTGATGATTTGGAATTTCTTGAGCCATACAATGGCTCTTTTGAAAAAACGAAAGCTGCGTTGGACAATTTAAAAGAGCTTACCCGCGATAATATAGATCAGCAGGCAAGATGCGATAGCCTTTACACTATAATAATCAGACGCTATAATTTTATTCAACAGGGCATAGACCAGTTCAAACAAAACCGAACGGTTGATTTTTTCCTGCTTAGAAATGGGAAAATATTTATGGACCAGGCAAGGCAGGTTGTTATAAAGATTCAGAATGCAGAAAAAAACTTATTGGCACAAAGAACTGCATCCCTTAATAAATACTCAGCATACACTCCACCTGTCATTATCATAGCCGCTTTACTTGCTCTCTCCATTACAATAGTTTTTTTTAAAAAAATAAATGATGAATATGCAGAAAAAGTAAAACTAAATGAAACGCTTGACAGAAAAGAGAAAGAGATTATAACGAGAATAAATATTATTGAAAAAATAGCCAGACAAATTTCTGCGGGAGATTATAAAATAAGACTAGACAATAAAGATAACGATGGACTTGGAGACCTTTCTGTTTCCTTGAATAAAATGGCAGAATCACTGGACAACTCTTTTAGTCTAATTACAGAAAATGAATGGCTACAAAAAGGATCAGCGCAACTGGGCGAGAGAATGGCAGGTGAAAAAGACGTTCACTCGCTTTCCGCAGGAACCTTAGATTTTATAGTACATTACACAAACAGCCAGATCGGAGCTTTTTACTTAACAAATAATAATACGCAATTATACCTGCAGAGCAGTTATGGGATATCTGGAAATGTAAAGAACCAAATTTCAGCGGGCGAGGGAATCGTGGGTCAAAGTTTTTCTGCAGGTACCGAAGTTTTATTAAACGAGATCGAGGAAGACCTTTACATAAATGTGAGTGCTGGCAATATTAAACCTAAAAATATTGTTGCTTGCCCCATTTTTTTTGAGAGAAGAGTAATTGGTGTTATTGAATTAGGAAGCATACATATATATGGGGGTAAAGAGATAGAGTTTCTTAAAAATGTAGCGGGAAATATTGGCACTGCAGTTAATACAGCATATAACCGCACAAGACTTCAGGAGTTATTAGAGGAAACCCAGGCACAGACAGAAGAGTTGCAAGCTCAACATAGCGAACTGGAAAACTTAAATACCGAACTGGAAGCCCAAACAGAAAAATTACAGATATCAGAAGAGGAATTAAAAGTGCAGCAGGAAGAATTAATGGAAACAAACCAGGAGCTTGAAGAGCGCTCAAGATTACTGGAAGAAAAAAATCATTTGATTGTAGTACGAAATCTGGAGATTCAGAAAAAAGCAGAAGAGCTCGCCCTGAGTACCAAATATAAATCAGAGTTCCTGGCAAATATGTCTCACGAACTTAGAACACCACTCAATTCTATTTTACTGTTATCAAGACTACTATCTGAAAACAATAATAAAACACTTAACAAAGAAGAAGTTGAATATGCCAATGTTATAAGAAGTTCTGGCCATGGACTGTTACAACTGATAGACGAAATACTTGATCTTTCAAAAATTGAGTCTGGCAAAATGCAATTAGAATATGCGTTCGTTTCGGTTGAAGAAATTCTAAGAGACATTCAATTACTTTTTAAACCAATGGCAAACGAAAAAAATGTTGCATTCAATATTCACAAGGGAAAAAATGTACCGGATCAGATAGAAACAGACAAACTACGGGTTGAACAAATTTTACGCAACCTTATTTCTAATGCACTAAAATTTACAAATAGAGGCTCGATAGACCTTACGGTTTCTGTGCAGACCATTAATGAAAACAGGCATATTTGTTTTTCGGTAAGAGATTCTGGTATTGGTATACC
Coding sequences within it:
- a CDS encoding response regulator; protein product: MKNSFTRNLQIGFGLSLLLLLLSSIASYYSIKNLISSSELLNHTNQVLQESENVISYMKDAETGQRGFLVTDDLEFLEPYNGSFEKTKAALDNLKELTRDNIDQQARCDSLYTIIIRRYNFIQQGIDQFKQNRTVDFFLLRNGKIFMDQARQVVIKIQNAEKNLLAQRTASLNKYSAYTPPVIIIAALLALSITIVFFKKINDEYAEKVKLNETLDRKEKEIITRINIIEKIARQISAGDYKIRLDNKDNDGLGDLSVSLNKMAESLDNSFSLITENEWLQKGSAQLGERMAGEKDVHSLSAGTLDFIVHYTNSQIGAFYLTNNNTQLYLQSSYGISGNVKNQISAGEGIVGQSFSAGTEVLLNEIEEDLYINVSAGNIKPKNIVACPIFFERRVIGVIELGSIHIYGGKEIEFLKNVAGNIGTAVNTAYNRTRLQELLEETQAQTEELQAQHSELENLNTELEAQTEKLQISEEELKVQQEELMETNQELEERSRLLEEKNHLIVVRNLEIQKKAEELALSTKYKSEFLANMSHELRTPLNSILLLSRLLSENNNKTLNKEEVEYANVIRSSGHGLLQLIDEILDLSKIESGKMQLEYAFVSVEEILRDIQLLFKPMANEKNVAFNIHKGKNVPDQIETDKLRVEQILRNLISNALKFTNRGSIDLTVSVQTINENRHICFSVRDSGIGIPEEKQQLIFEAFQQADGSTKRKYGGTGLGLSISRQLARLLFGDITLTSKPNYGSEFILIIPENKLAISKQQGNGESEIFILQSPAPDKTITALAKPIPQYITTQIPENIPDDRKLIEPNDKIILIVEDDTAFAKALLDFSRQKGYKGIVAVRGDEGVELAQLFKPQGILLDIQLPVKDGMQVIDELKNDPRTRHIPVHMMSSFEVKREGLSKGAIDFISKPFAYEQMDHVFKKIEHVIKNDQKKVLIVEDNSKHAKALSYFLSTNNINAAISGNVNDTIESFKQEEVNCVILDMGVPDMKAYETLETVRKNKDLENIPIIIFTGKNISRAEEQRIKQYADSIVIKTAHSYQRILDEVSLFLHLVEENSHEKKPGYTSKKLGSVDQVLKNKTVLVADDDVRNIFSLTKALEKHKMNILSAMDGKEALQTLQSNNNVHIVLMDMMMPEMDGYETTKKIRENVKWKKLPVIAVTAKAMTGDREKCIQAGASDYISKPVDTDQLISLMRIWLYENA
- a CDS encoding hybrid sensor histidine kinase/response regulator, which produces MILIVDDKPENILSLKSVLSLHSFPTDSASSGEAALKKVLKNNYALIILDVQMPDMDGFEVAEAISGYSKTKDVPIIFLSAVNTDKRFITRGYNSGGIDYITKPIDPEILLLKVKTFYKLYEQTRQLNEMQDSLRSEIEFRKKAQQEINDKALELKFVLESIPQIAFTTKADGTIEYRNSQWMLYADSESDFPVTHPDDVCIAEELKKMVKKGKPIELEVRVKKHDQQQYRYHLLRVLPVKEKNAIVKWVGTFTDIEDQKQTVKRKDEFISIASHELKTPLTSIKGYVQLLDRISHDNASRLYIERTLLQIRKLDSLIADLLDISKIESGKLKFNMRLFDIDSMIENTIEITSQTHTDYIVERTGKANVKVFGDEIRLEQVLFNFLSNAIKYSPQSKKIEVITKRKPSNKLFIGIKDFGIGISQKDQQNIFDKYYRTEVSTHNFQGLGIGLYICAEILRRHNFEFGVESEPGKGSLFYFLIPLEIN